From Phaenicophaeus curvirostris isolate KB17595 chromosome 2, BPBGC_Pcur_1.0, whole genome shotgun sequence:
TACTCTGTACTCTTATTGAAATCTGCACAAATTGTAAGTAAAAGCTGATAGTTGTAAACCTGAAGAGGTTTATAAATACGCTTTACTACTTTTGTGTAAGtacattgaaataaatatacCTGTCACAATGGAAGTGTTCATATGTCATTGTTCATTGAGAAGAGTCGCgtgtaaaaaaataagcatCCACAAAGGTGTCAGCATGTACTATATCAAATTATTAACAAAGTGCCTTAACAGCATTTGGCAGCTGGAGTGACAATACCAAACTTTTACACCTGTCAGTATCAGACACAAAAAGGAGTGGAACTTTTGTTGAGAAATTCAGCTTAGTTTATTAGCTCCCACCTGACAATTTATATTTCAGTGGAGCTTAGAGCAAGGACAGTATCTTTTAAAATCTGGGAAGCAATTAGCATTTTGGAGTTTACTGTGCATAACAAAGGAGTCCACCGGAATGATTTTAGCTGGTTATCACTTTGAATGGATGATGCCTTATTTCATTTCCTTATGAGAGGCTGCAGTGAAAACACCCTCAGAATTTATATTAATCCTCACAGCTCTATCTGTGCAGGCTTTTGCCACTTCACACTCATGGTCTCAACTACCAGGATCTTATTTTTCTGATATTCAACcccaaccctcccctggcacagcctgaggccatttcctcttgtcctgtcccctgtcactttggagaaggggccagctccctcctctccacaaccttctttcaggtagttgtagagagcaatgaggtctcccctcagcctcctcctttcaaggccaaacaaccccagctccctcagccgctcctcatacgacttgttctccagccccttcaccagctttgttgctcttctctggactcgctccagagcctcaacatccttcttgtggtgaggggcccagaactgaacacagtattcgaggagcggtctcaccagtgccgagtacagagggagaataacctccctggacctgctggtcacaccgtttctgatacaagccaagatgccattggccttcttggccacctgggcacactgctggctcatgttcagtcgctgtccaccaacacgcccaggtccctctcctccaggcagctttccagccactctacCCCtagtagcactgcacagggttgttgtgccccaagtgcaggacccggcacttggccttgttaaacctcatgccattggactctgcccagcagtccagcctgttcagatccctttggagcctccctaccctccagcagatcaacacttccacccagcttagtgtcatctgcaaacttgctaagggtgcactcaatgccttcatccaggtcattgacaaagacattgaacagggctggacccagcactgagccctggggaaccccacttgtcactggcctccagctggagttaacaccatttcccaccactctctgggcccggccatccaaccagttttccacccaggagagtgtgcgcctgtccaggccagaggctgacagtttccgaagcagaatgctgtgaggaactgtatcaaaggctttattgaagtccaagaagatacatccacagccttcccctcatccagcagccgagtgactttgtcatagaaggcaatcaggttagtttggcaagacctgccttttgtgagcccatgttgactgggcctcaTCACCCggttttcttgcatgtgcttcatgatagcactcaggatcacctgttccatgacttttcctggcactgaggtcagactgacaggcctgtagttccctggatcctccctgagacccttcttgtagatgggcacaacatcagccagcctccagtccagtgggacttccccagtcttccaggactgttggaagatgatggaaaggggtttggccagcacatccgccagctctcTCCATACTCtagggtggatcccatctggccccatagacttgtgggtgtctagctgggcaagcaagtctctaactaCTTCCTCTAGGATCATGGGAgatttgttctgctcctctaactctgGTTAcatacacagagggaacaactttccttactattaaagactgaggtaaagaaggcattaaatacctcagccttgtcctcatcctttgtcacagttgttccctttgcatccaataaggactgaatattcttcctggtcctccttttactagtaatgtatttatagaaaaaaaaattattatctttcactgacttggccaatctgagctccagttgggctttagccctcctgatttttcctctgcatgatctcagtCCTctctgtagtccacccaagactcAATGCATATATGTATACTCAATATGTATGTATTGAGTATGTCTGCTCAGTACAGAGCTGAGCCAGGAGGAGTAATTGCTGCAGAATGAGATGCAGATGCAGGATATGATATGAGTGTGAACTAGCACCCAAGCTAATCTGCCAGTCTTATGTCACCTCTTGACTTCATACCCAATCTATGCTGCCTTGACTTACCATGTCCAAGTAGAAGTAAAGATTTCCTCAGGCTGTTCATTGTGAAATAACTGAAACCATAAGAAACCGCTTTGAAGTCCTCTGTGGAACATCACTGAAAATGTTTGGCATTGAAGGAAGCAGATGAAGTTCTGGCTGCATCAAAGGCAGTGTGGCAAAACTGCAAAGGCCCCAGGATGGTGCTAATGGTCCTTTCTTGCAAAAAATGTTGTACTATCTAGCCCTGACTTTTCCAGCTAATGCCTGGAGGCAGAAATTCTTTAATAGTCCCTGAATACACAAGAGTTAGCCTATGTGTCCCTGCAATGTGCTGACTCCGATACTTTTTATCTGGTGCAGATCTCCACAGAAAACGTTACCACAGTGTGTGCATGCGCCCACAAACGTGTGCAAGAGTAATACATCAGAGTTTTAAGTAAGAGAATTATAGCTTACAAGACAAGGACAGTACAGGCTTTTAGGATAATAAAAAGAGGAGAATATTTGTTTGGTAGGATGTTGCTGGAAAGAAGGAAGACTGGACACAGCTTTGTAAAGAACCTTTTTGTGGTCAGCCACACATCCATCTCAGCCAAGTGAGCTCAACCAGCAAAACCCCCACCAAGGGCTCTTACACAGGCAGTGCAATCAGGCAAATGCTACAGGACCTTTCAGctatgatttaaaaaacaaaaaaagctgaggggagggagaatCGAGGACTTGTTACTGATTGTAACGTTACACGCTGTAACTTGTCATTCAGAGCAGGTAACCGCATGTTGGGCTGACCCAAACCCTGGGTAATGAATAGCTTAGTTTTTGTTCTGTACAAAATTGTTGCCTTAAAGCTCCATTACACTATGCCACCACTGTACAACATTATCTAGACAAACAAAAGGATTATCATGAAGACTGGTGGGAGTGAACCTTGCTGTCTTCAAGGTAAAAGGTGCCCCTCACTCAGTAGGATTAAGAGGTAACCAGGCCGAGGGAAAAACAGGAGATGAGGGTACAAATCGCAGCAATAAAATCAGATATAACTCGGGGCTTCCCTGAACTGAGGGTTTATATTGTGATTTAAAACAAGTACCTTGGCGAGCTGGCTTTGTGGGTAGGATGCTGTGCTAGAACTTGGCACCTGCGGTTTCATCCAACCCTTACCCAAATATCTTGCATTACATGGGACAATGTTAAACCTTTCCTATAACTCAGGTCTCCGCAAGGCTGCTATTTCTCTATTTCAAAGTCATTTTGTGATAACATAAGTTAGCTGCCAAGTGGCAGATGTTCAGTGGCCGGTGACAAAGGCCAGGTAAGATCAGACACAATGACCAGCAAATTGGTTGTGTGGCAATCTCTGAATTTTTATTCAGGTTTCCTCAGGTGAAGTACAGATCCACAGTGAATACATGTTAACTACACCATGCTTTGTTCAGTTTGGTCATAAGATCCAAGTTTTTGAAGAGAAGACTGACATGAAAAGGCCGATAACTTGAAGCAACACAAGCACTGCTGTGCATGGGGTTGAACAGGCATGCCAGCAAAACTGTATTTTGGAGTCTGAAAGAGCCATGCAGAACTTGGTCCTGCCATGAATGAAGCAGTATCCCTCTCTGGTTTCAAAGGGAGCAGGAGGTATGGAGGATAATGAACGGCAAACCATTAATACATCAGAACAGGCATCTGACAGCAAGACATTGCATACAGCAGTCACAGTAAATAAATTGAATATTCCTAACCAAACAGCCAGGGAAATAAAGCACTTCTAGCAACTGTGCTTTAAAACATTTCCAgcgggaaaaaaataaaggtaaaagTTGGTCACATTTAGCTGAAAAGAGCTGTTGTGTGTGTGAATATTTTGCGTCCAGCATGCACtaaataccaaaaaaaacctccaatGAGCCCAAAAGCATGTTTATGTGATAAGGAAGGGCAGGCTACTTTGCTCTTTTATACTGATATCTCTGTCATGATGATGAACAttgctctcctgctgctctgcctctcCTGTTTGCTGCCTGGCTCTTTTCACCTTTCAAATGTACGACTGGTGCAGctggctcagggaagctgtttcTACCCTGTGTGctttcttcagaaacaaaaggCATAAAATATTCCACAACAAGAGTTTTTCCCCATAtgtctttcatttatttcttttgtgttttcgTTCTTCAGCCTTCCTTAAAAATGTAATTCCTATTTCTGTCACAGCATCGCCCTTCAGCCTGTCCTGGAGGAAGGTAACTTCTGCTGCTAAGTGAACCTAGAAAGAATCAGGTCTGATCAGTTAAGCAAAGAAATGCCAGCATAACaagctttttctctctctcttaccACAAGGGGACCCCCTTTCTCAGGTTTAATAAGAAAAGGTTTTCTAGGTTGTCTTAAAACATCCTTCACAACTAAGTTGATAAAAAGGAAGTTTATATTCAGCAGAATTTGTATAATACACAACCCTCATTCCAgtactttgctttcttctgagaACCTAAATTGGTTgcttgatgattctgtgatcacaaAATTCCTTGGCCACATACTAATACTTACTATACATTTGTTAATTACTCTTATATCAGGTACTATAATTCTAAGACTGATGTACATACATAATACTTGAATAGATTTTGCTTTCTTGAAACATAACATATATGATTAATTAGATATTGACAGAAACATAAAGCAGAGCAGAAGTTATCTTCCAGAAAATGCCACAGGAGCTCTCTAACTCAGTGACTTTCAAATGATGTcctttgtttattcttttgtaAGAGTCTTAAACTTAACAACAAAATTTGGAATGTCATCTGATATACTTCTGATGCTTTGGTTTCAATATTATAATCATCCACACTTGGTTCTTCCTTCCAGCAGGTTTTGCAGTAACCTGAGTTTATTATTTATCTTCATGCATTTGGAAAGAATAAGTAATGACTATTACTGGCTACGACTATGTAGGAAAGTGAGACATGATCAAGGAGCAGCAGAGTCATCCAGGTGCCTCCCTGGCTCTCTGCATTATATAGATATTTAATCTGAGTGATTAAACACTACctaattttctttatatatcTGAGCAagtggtttttctttcctgtgcctCTACATATTAAcaaggaacagagaaaacagaagtgcACTTCCTTACCATTTCCAAGGCACCTCGAATCACCCCACAGAGGAGGTTACAGTAGCAAAGTGATGCTCTTTCTGCTGGCAGCTCCTCCACGAAGTCCACCAGTGGATTTTTGTCCAGGATTAAGGAGAATTCATTTCCTGCTGAGCTACTGCAGCTCACACTAGGTGTGACCCCAAGGTACATCTTAAAAGCAACCTACAAAAGGATGAAACTCTGCTGCATCAATCCAGTTTTACTCCAGGAAAAACAGATGGAAGAGCCAGATGGGCTGGAGACCAAACTAGATTTGTCTCTTCTGTGATCAGCTTGAGCCAGAGGTGCAAAGCTGGAGCTATGTGATGTTATATGATACTCCAAGGAAGTACAACAAAAGGCTGCTTATTCTGTCTTTGATGTTCCTCCATTTACAATCCCATACAAAATACTTTTACTTTTATCACTCATCTGCCTTCAGTTGTGTCACACTCCCCTGGGACCATCTACATTATGTCCTTCACTATATTACAGGCAAACTTGATAATCACAGCTCAAGGACTCCTGCAACTGGTGAGTGTGTGCTCTTACTCAGACCTCCATCTGCAGTCACAAGAAAACAACCCACCAAGAATAATACTGCCAAGACTGCAAACTTATTTGACTACGCAGAGCATTGTTTGTTTCCCTTCTGCTACTGATGAACGTTACTCTAAATGTGAAACATCTGCTCCGCTAGTGGAAGGGCCTCTGGTGTTTGTCCAGACAGTGACATCACAGCATTATCTAGAGCAGCGTGCAGACAGGCAGGCAGGACAGCAGCAGGCTGTTCTTCCTCTGGAGCGCTCTCCTCTGCTACACCTCTACAGACTGCTACGGCTGTCTTGATTTTTACCTATTTAGTGAGTATCAAACATGGATGGTTTCCAAACAATCCTGAAGTTCTTTATGAACCAGAAAACTGCGATAGGTTACAGTTTTATGGCGCTGCTGACAATGGGAGGTGAACGAGTGTTTTCTCTTGTTGCTTTCAGATGCCCCTGCAGCGATGAAAACTTCAGATATGGTTTGGCAtttctcttctccccagcttttgttttgctaatTATTGGATATTTTGTGAACAGCAAGACCTGGAAACTCTTTACAGGCTGCTGGGTGAATCCCAGAAAAATATTCCCCAGAGGGAATGCCTGCCATTTCTTTTACATCTTCGGACAAATCACTCTGAATGCTCTGGTAGCCCCAGTGATGTGGCTTTCTGTGGCTTTGCTCAATGGGACTTTTTATGAATGTGCCATGAGTGGCTTGAACAATCCTGCCTACTTAGATGCAGTTTGccacagaaaatctgaaaaatgctTTGGAGAGCTACACAAGGTAGCCTGTGACAAAAGCTCCATGCCCTTCTCAGAGAGTGACGAACTGAAACGAACTCTTCAAGCACAGTCCCaggtaagaaaacaaataaagagcATTATGCAGTTTGTACTGCCACTGTGATTTATCTGTGGAAGATCCTGATGTCAGATGCTAAGATAAAACCATTAGTTTCACATAAACAATTTTTTGGCATGAATTAGCCTTACAAAATACAGCCCATGTATCTTTTAGTTCTGTCTGATCTATGCTGTACTTCCTGGGGGTCCCTCTGCTGGTGAGATCAATAAGACTGGGTAACTAAAAGCTTTCTTCCTGAATGAAGATTGCTCTAAAGAGAAAAAGCTACCAGACTGTTTAGGAGGCTGAATTAACAGATGCTACCTCATTAAAGGGCTCTATCCTCTTAAAAATCTATACTACACTCTCCTGTTTCATACCATCCTAATACTGTCGTGAAATCTTAGGTCACTAACAGtagaaaaatactggaaaataagATTGTGAATGATTTGTGACTGCTTATATAATATGTTTCTGTTTGCATTCCTCATGTTCATGATGCCAGATGGGAGCATGGTTTTGTCCTCcttggaggaaggaggaaacattaaaataaaacaagccgAATATGTAAAGCTGAGATCATATTACATTTTACTATTTTCATGCGATACAGTTCTGCTCACTGCCTTGTAACATAAATTCAGAGACAAAAACAatcaaaacagaaggaaaaaaaaacaaaggaaaaaaaggctacagaaaatgatgaaaatactACTgtcagcaggaaggaaaaacactGTGGAGCCAACAAGTTTTTGTCAGACAATTGTATCCATATGGAACCATTTCCTCCCAAAGAGCCAGGTTTATTTTCAAGTCCTAGTGTAAACAGGCATGGAATGCAAATCCTGCACTGCAGACAAAGCAACTTACTTGAaagttttagaagaaaatagcaAACAGTACTTGAGACTTTAAGTTTTATGTATAGGAAATAGCATGAGAATATACGGGTTCATTCTCCAAGctgcaagaaaatgaaaagctgctAAAAAGAGTTTTTCAAATACCCATAGAAATCATCAATCAGTACAAAGTGactagaaaaacaaaggaaagcaaaactaTTTTTCCATACCAGCCCTTAAGAACAAACTTTTGTCAAGCTTCTGTTCCACTGCTTGAAAACAAGTTGCTTTTTTTGCAAAGACCACACATTGCAGTGGGGTAAGTAGGCAAAAACAATGGCCAGACCAGTGGTGTTAGGCATGAAAACATTGTGTTTACATCTCTGCTTTGCTTAAAGCAGAACATCCCACAATAACAACTTCAAGCACATTATTCCATCTTCTCCCTTAGCTTTAGTCCTGGAAGTAGCTCTTTCCTTATGTTCCTAACAGAACTTTGTCAAACCCTGAAGTTGCTATGAAAACTGTTGAATGATGCTGGAAAAGCGTATTTCAGCAAAGCaaaagttttctgaaaatacagcaaCCATTTCTAATCAGTGTGCAGACGGACTATGCTCTATTACAGGGCCAACACAGACCTGCCAAAATACACACTATTCCTTCTTTCTTATGTCCTCTCCTCCTAGCATCCCACAGGACTGGGCAAGAAGGTAACTGTAAGCCAGTTTTAGcataaaaatgatttttcacTACAAATGGCGATTCATTGAAGTCAAAAAAAGGTTCACAAGAATAGCTTAGATTCCAATGAACTTCCTAGTAAAAGAATTTGAGGAAAGTCTATTAAATTTAAGACTAACTTTTATATACTTGATAGTTAATTAACgctaaaacagttttatttgtttacatgTCTAAAAATGGTCACAGTTTAAAAGGTCAATTGATCTGGGAAAAAAGTTactta
This genomic window contains:
- the TRAPPC3L gene encoding trafficking protein particle complex subunit 3-like protein, translated to MSRPPGRKQENHKISRELFVLTYGALVAQLCKDYEKDEDVNTCLDQMGYGIGVRLIDDFLARSSVKKCHSYSETADMIAQVAFKMYLGVTPSVSCSSSAGNEFSLILDKNPLVDFVEELPAERASLCYCNLLCGVIRGALEMVHLAAEVTFLQDRLKGDAVTEIGITFLRKAEERKHKRNK
- the CALHM5 gene encoding calcium homeostasis modulator protein 5, with the translated sequence MDGFQTILKFFMNQKTAIGYSFMALLTMGGERVFSLVAFRCPCSDENFRYGLAFLFSPAFVLLIIGYFVNSKTWKLFTGCWVNPRKIFPRGNACHFFYIFGQITLNALVAPVMWLSVALLNGTFYECAMSGLNNPAYLDAVCHRKSEKCFGELHKVACDKSSMPFSESDELKRTLQAQSQILGWCVIVTTALLSLLTTCCASCQSKVSHLQLMFWRVYTEKEKEQMEQIFQLYATKLSERNLKCFFENKEPEAIPLPAFQAWEDASQLYSFTSSNQHYSTIHKLVEEGRKEVKEERETMLDFVDRREIP